The Fulvivirga ligni genome window below encodes:
- a CDS encoding RagB/SusD family nutrient uptake outer membrane protein, whose amino-acid sequence MKNINSVKNIFLALGLGAMISCSDDFLEVPPEDTVVDANFYKTNDQLLAATAPLYNLGWFDYNDKASYNLGDFRGGSAFSAYNDRENVEFNTTENTPENGAAWRAFYNVVGQSNMTIVNINQYATEGVSEEVKKVCIAEARFMRALAYRYLVMNWEAVPIIENNLEILDNPLVVKRNTVSSIWGFITKEFRAAAADLPETPMLEGRLTKWAAEAMLARTYLTRSGVPDNYGMGASEQVINRNQDYLDSAKYYSQRVIEFSGAALLPSYSDLYHYPYDNNSESLFSLQWVFTDNTAWGTQNSTPAYLTPTSELGNGDGWGGDKGATFYMLSLYEGFENQGDTILRGRTVDARLKATFMLPGMEYDELSFQGGDGLETGYTVPYNAGTPGEAVNFAAVKKYVVGKLAATEAASQRYGHDTYMIRLAEMYLIYAEAALGNNSSTSDALAMEYYNLVHERATNQVETDPLTFDMIYEERLKEFAMEGMAWYDLVRLHYYNPPLAYAKIGEQDRGFYFIQPDQYPDPTEWTIRKTSWDDNRSFNATSGNFRIPLPAAEVSAAPNLLDEPVPYDFSE is encoded by the coding sequence ATGAAAAATATAAATTCAGTAAAAAATATATTCCTTGCTTTAGGATTGGGGGCTATGATCAGCTGTTCTGATGACTTTTTAGAAGTACCACCTGAAGACACTGTAGTTGATGCTAACTTCTACAAAACTAATGATCAACTGTTGGCAGCCACAGCACCATTATATAACCTGGGATGGTTTGACTATAATGATAAAGCTTCCTATAATCTGGGCGATTTTAGAGGTGGATCTGCCTTCAGCGCTTATAATGATCGTGAAAACGTAGAGTTCAACACTACAGAAAATACGCCGGAAAACGGAGCTGCCTGGAGGGCCTTTTATAATGTAGTAGGTCAGTCCAATATGACGATAGTGAACATCAACCAGTATGCCACTGAAGGTGTGTCTGAGGAAGTGAAAAAGGTATGCATTGCCGAGGCCAGATTTATGCGAGCTTTGGCTTACCGCTATCTGGTAATGAACTGGGAGGCTGTGCCGATAATAGAGAATAACCTTGAGATTCTAGATAATCCGCTGGTAGTGAAAAGAAATACAGTGAGCAGCATTTGGGGGTTTATTACAAAAGAATTTAGGGCTGCGGCTGCAGATTTACCAGAAACCCCTATGCTGGAAGGGCGGTTAACAAAGTGGGCCGCAGAGGCCATGCTGGCTCGTACTTATCTTACCAGATCTGGAGTGCCTGATAATTACGGAATGGGGGCTTCTGAGCAAGTAATCAACCGAAATCAGGACTATCTGGATAGTGCTAAATACTACTCTCAAAGAGTGATTGAATTTAGCGGAGCCGCTCTACTACCTAGCTATTCAGATCTCTATCATTATCCCTATGATAACAATTCTGAGTCATTATTCTCTTTGCAGTGGGTGTTTACAGATAATACAGCCTGGGGTACTCAAAACAGTACACCAGCTTATCTTACACCTACTTCAGAACTAGGAAATGGTGATGGCTGGGGTGGCGATAAAGGAGCTACTTTCTACATGTTGAGTTTATATGAAGGATTTGAAAATCAGGGAGATACCATATTGAGAGGTAGAACCGTAGATGCTAGACTTAAGGCTACTTTTATGCTGCCCGGAATGGAATATGATGAGCTTTCTTTTCAAGGTGGTGATGGTTTAGAAACCGGATATACCGTGCCTTATAATGCAGGTACGCCAGGTGAGGCTGTAAATTTTGCAGCAGTCAAAAAGTATGTGGTAGGTAAGCTGGCCGCTACTGAAGCCGCTTCTCAAAGATACGGACATGATACCTACATGATAAGATTGGCTGAAATGTACTTGATATATGCTGAGGCTGCTCTTGGTAATAATTCTAGCACTTCAGATGCCCTGGCTATGGAATACTATAACCTCGTTCATGAAAGAGCTACTAATCAGGTAGAAACAGATCCACTGACCTTTGATATGATCTATGAGGAACGCCTGAAAGAGTTTGCAATGGAAGGTATGGCCTGGTATGATTTAGTAAGACTACATTACTACAATCCTCCATTGGCTTATGCTAAAATAGGCGAGCAGGACAGAGGGTTTTATTTCATTCAACCGGATCAATATCCTGATCCTACAGAATGGACCATCCGAAAGACAAGTTGGGATGACAATCGGTCTTTCAATGCAACCTCCGGTAACTTTAGAATTCCGCTACCCGCGGCAGAAGTAAGTGCAGCTCCTAACCTGCTAGACGAACCGGTTCCATATGACTTTAGTGAATAA
- a CDS encoding glycan-binding surface protein — protein MKIRYNTIVYFMLSLVFVGAIISCTDDDELNGGKPRIRYVRLVDPNSSDSLLVAGYQNNMVAIIGENLGKTEQVWFNDKKAGLSPTYVTNSSILTTIPGDIPDQITNKMALVFSNGDTLFHDFEVAISEPVINSMKSEYVFAGDVATIRGNFFYEPVTVTFTGGVEGTVSTVDDDAAILQVVVPEGAEPGPITITTPFGETESDFWFRDNRNIFISSDPFTGWWNESFVVSAPEAGDPPSINGNYIRVKQNIGSWSWLEVAGGPPSAMGDISKNIPDEAIIKPSDYYLKFEVNTMKPFDNNVIKLNVGLSNDFYNDGYQWLPPYDTKGEWQTVVIPLETVMADFDTSVSADGYYARILFHGPGDLDADISFDNFRVVPKSLD, from the coding sequence ATGAAAATAAGATATAATACAATAGTTTATTTCATGCTGTCACTGGTATTTGTAGGTGCAATTATCAGCTGTACAGATGATGATGAATTAAATGGTGGAAAACCAAGGATAAGGTATGTGCGTCTGGTAGATCCTAATTCTTCAGACTCTTTGTTAGTGGCTGGCTATCAGAATAATATGGTGGCTATCATAGGTGAAAATCTGGGAAAAACTGAGCAAGTATGGTTCAATGATAAGAAGGCTGGCTTGTCCCCAACTTATGTCACTAATTCTTCTATTCTAACCACTATTCCGGGAGACATTCCTGATCAGATTACCAATAAAATGGCATTGGTGTTCAGTAATGGCGATACACTTTTCCATGATTTTGAAGTGGCCATTAGTGAGCCTGTAATTAATTCTATGAAAAGTGAGTATGTATTTGCTGGTGATGTAGCTACTATTCGCGGCAACTTTTTCTATGAGCCTGTCACAGTTACATTCACTGGTGGGGTAGAAGGTACTGTGTCTACAGTAGATGATGATGCAGCCATTCTTCAGGTGGTGGTTCCAGAAGGTGCAGAGCCGGGTCCTATCACTATTACCACTCCATTTGGTGAGACAGAATCTGATTTCTGGTTTAGAGATAACCGAAATATCTTCATCAGCAGCGATCCTTTTACAGGCTGGTGGAATGAGTCCTTCGTAGTTTCTGCTCCAGAGGCCGGTGATCCACCTTCTATTAACGGTAATTATATCAGAGTGAAGCAGAATATTGGTAGCTGGAGCTGGCTGGAAGTAGCAGGCGGACCACCAAGCGCCATGGGCGATATCAGTAAAAATATCCCTGATGAGGCCATCATAAAACCTTCTGATTATTATCTGAAGTTCGAAGTCAACACCATGAAGCCTTTTGATAACAATGTAATAAAGCTCAATGTAGGCTTGAGTAATGACTTTTATAACGATGGCTACCAGTGGCTGCCTCCATATGATACAAAAGGTGAATGGCAAACTGTGGTGATTCCATTGGAAACTGTTATGGCAGATTTCGATACTTCTGTTAGTGCGGATGGGTACTATGCCAGAATTCTATTCCATGGCCCTGGTGATCTGGATGCTGATATCTCTTTTGATAACTTCAGAGTGGTGCCTAAATCTCTCGATTAA